In the genome of Cellvibrio sp. KY-YJ-3, one region contains:
- a CDS encoding CsiV family protein codes for MHYQSLKKLTTALGIATLIASTLLSQISQAQTGTAGHEGWYQVELIVFARKNDTGQEHWPSNIKLRYPTDWTELKEINSAEDVTVDLTKEAFYHLPATERQLNAEAQKLERNPRFQVLFHSAWRQIVTHEKAAKSVLIQGGQTFGQHQELEGSIRLSVATYLKLQTNLWYSQFDLNVGQEQTRQWPELPKQPNYLATPIAGLSLDSSLELEQALAVENQQWNNEVPTTANSSETAAAENNYLTRQIILLQQSRDMRSSEVHYIDHPVVGIIIQVTPYQTQSSEPAL; via the coding sequence ATGCACTATCAATCACTAAAAAAATTAACAACTGCGCTTGGCATTGCAACACTAATCGCCAGCACGCTATTGTCACAAATAAGCCAAGCACAGACAGGAACTGCAGGTCACGAAGGTTGGTATCAAGTGGAGCTCATTGTATTTGCCCGCAAAAATGATACTGGTCAAGAACACTGGCCAAGCAATATTAAATTACGTTATCCAACAGACTGGACAGAGTTAAAAGAAATTAATAGTGCAGAAGATGTCACTGTCGATTTAACCAAAGAAGCTTTTTATCACCTGCCTGCAACTGAGCGTCAACTTAATGCCGAGGCACAAAAATTGGAGCGTAACCCGCGCTTCCAGGTGTTATTCCATAGTGCCTGGCGCCAAATCGTTACCCATGAAAAAGCCGCTAAATCAGTATTAATTCAAGGTGGACAAACGTTTGGGCAACACCAGGAACTGGAAGGTAGCATCCGTCTGAGCGTAGCAACCTATTTAAAGCTACAGACCAATCTGTGGTACTCACAATTTGATCTGAATGTAGGTCAGGAACAAACACGGCAATGGCCGGAGCTACCCAAACAACCTAACTATTTAGCTACACCTATCGCAGGCCTCTCCCTGGATTCCTCGTTGGAACTTGAGCAAGCGCTAGCCGTTGAAAATCAGCAGTGGAATAACGAGGTACCCACTACAGCAAACAGCAGCGAAACGGCGGCTGCAGAAAATAATTATCTGACACGGCAAATTATTCTGCTGCAACAAAGCCGAGACATGCGCAGCAGCGAAGTTCATTACATAGACCATCCCGTAGTCGGGATTATTATCCAAGTTACCCCATACCAGACACAAAGTTCAGAACCTGCCCTTTAA
- a CDS encoding cold-shock protein, translating to MSEREMGTVKWFNNVRGYGFITRGEGGEDIFVHYRNIRAEGYRSLAEGQSVEFQLQQGDKGLQAEDVVLLLS from the coding sequence ATGTCAGAACGTGAGATGGGTACGGTTAAATGGTTTAACAACGTACGTGGGTATGGCTTTATTACTCGGGGTGAAGGTGGCGAGGATATTTTTGTCCACTATCGCAATATCCGCGCTGAAGGTTATCGCTCCTTGGCCGAAGGCCAAAGTGTTGAGTTTCAGCTCCAACAAGGTGATAAAGGATTACAGGCGGAAGATGTTGTTCTGCTATTGAGCTAG
- a CDS encoding methylglyoxal synthase: MEYKSIVLPAKKSIALVAHDNKKQDLLVWCKTHHTTLLAHRLYATGTTGSLIAGETGLEITKLISGPLGGDQQIGALITEGKVDMLIFFWDPFEPMPHDPDVKALLRIAAVWNIPVACNQSSADFMVTSPLFNGESSHIVPDYEAYILNRSRKQP, encoded by the coding sequence ATGGAATACAAAAGTATTGTGTTACCGGCGAAAAAATCGATAGCCTTGGTTGCGCATGACAACAAAAAACAAGATCTTCTGGTGTGGTGTAAAACCCATCACACTACTTTACTGGCGCATAGGCTTTATGCGACGGGCACTACAGGTAGTTTGATTGCAGGCGAGACCGGCTTGGAAATTACTAAATTAATTTCTGGCCCCTTGGGGGGCGATCAACAAATTGGTGCTCTGATTACTGAAGGCAAAGTGGATATGTTGATCTTTTTTTGGGATCCCTTTGAGCCTATGCCCCATGATCCGGATGTGAAAGCCTTGCTTCGGATCGCTGCTGTATGGAACATCCCGGTGGCGTGTAATCAGAGTTCTGCTGATTTTATGGTGACATCTCCTCTATTTAATGGCGAGTCATCCCACATAGTTCCTGATTACGAAGCTTACATCCTTAATCGTTCGCGCAAACAACCATAA
- the htpG gene encoding molecular chaperone HtpG — translation MTVDARKETRGFQTEAKQLLHLMIHSLYSNKEIFLRELVSNASDAADKLRFEAVSNGDLYEGDTELKIRISFDKDAKTLTISDNGIGMSRDEVIENLGTIAKSGTAQFMQKLSGDQKKDAQLIGQFGVGFYSAFIVADKVVVTTRRAGAAANEAVRWECSGDAEFTVESVEKAGRGMTVELHLKDDALEFADHWRLRSIIKKYSDHIAIPVVMQKQNPAGEDADKAEAEDEVINTATALWTRSRSDVTDDEYKEFYKHVSHDFTDPLSWSHNRVEGNLDYTSLLYIPARAPFDLYNRDASRGVKLYVQRTFIMDDAEQFLPLYLRFIKGVVDSNDLSLNVSREILQKDPNIDSMRSALTKRVLDMLSKMAKSEPENYTTFWKEFGQVMKEGPAEDFANREKIAKLLRFASTHTGSADQDQSLDDYVSRMKDGQEKIYYIAADNFNTAKNSPHLEVFRKKGIEVLLLSDRVDEWLMSHLQEFEGKNFQDVGKGELDLGKLDTEEEKQAQEKVAEQLKPLLERVQTVLDAQVSEVRITHRLTDSPACVVVGQFDMGAQMRRLLESAGQKVPDSKPIFELNPEHPLVKKLEAEANEERFGDLAHILFDQANLAEGAHLQDPAAYVQRLNKLLLELSN, via the coding sequence ATGACAGTTGATGCCCGCAAAGAAACTCGTGGTTTCCAAACCGAAGCCAAGCAGTTACTGCATTTAATGATCCATTCACTGTATTCCAATAAGGAAATTTTCCTCCGTGAATTAGTTTCTAACGCATCCGATGCGGCGGATAAATTGCGTTTTGAGGCTGTGTCAAATGGCGACTTATATGAAGGTGATACGGAATTAAAAATTCGCATCAGTTTCGATAAAGATGCAAAAACTCTCACTATCAGCGATAACGGTATAGGTATGTCGCGCGATGAGGTAATTGAGAACCTCGGTACTATCGCGAAATCTGGTACTGCACAATTTATGCAAAAATTGTCGGGCGACCAGAAAAAAGACGCACAATTAATTGGTCAGTTTGGTGTGGGTTTTTACTCTGCTTTTATTGTTGCGGATAAGGTTGTGGTAACAACCCGTCGTGCCGGTGCCGCTGCAAATGAAGCTGTGCGTTGGGAGTGTTCTGGTGATGCTGAATTTACAGTTGAGTCGGTTGAAAAAGCAGGTCGCGGCATGACCGTGGAGTTGCATTTAAAAGATGATGCTTTGGAATTTGCTGATCATTGGCGTTTGCGTTCAATTATCAAAAAATACTCTGATCACATCGCTATTCCGGTTGTAATGCAAAAACAAAACCCTGCTGGCGAAGATGCTGATAAGGCTGAAGCGGAAGATGAAGTGATCAACACGGCGACAGCGCTCTGGACGCGCTCACGCTCTGATGTGACCGATGATGAGTACAAAGAATTTTATAAGCATGTGAGCCACGATTTTACTGATCCATTAAGTTGGAGCCATAATCGTGTAGAGGGAAACCTTGATTACACCAGCCTCTTGTATATCCCGGCGCGCGCGCCGTTTGATTTGTACAACCGCGATGCATCTCGTGGAGTAAAGTTATATGTGCAGCGCACTTTTATTATGGACGATGCAGAACAATTCCTACCGCTTTATCTGCGTTTTATTAAGGGTGTGGTGGACTCCAACGATTTGAGCCTGAACGTATCACGCGAAATTTTACAGAAAGATCCCAATATCGATTCCATGCGTTCCGCACTGACTAAACGTGTATTGGATATGCTGAGTAAAATGGCAAAAAGCGAGCCTGAAAACTACACCACTTTCTGGAAAGAATTTGGCCAGGTTATGAAAGAGGGCCCGGCAGAAGATTTCGCCAACCGTGAGAAAATCGCCAAACTGCTGCGCTTTGCATCTACTCATACAGGCAGTGCAGATCAGGATCAGTCCTTGGATGATTACGTGTCGCGCATGAAAGATGGTCAGGAGAAGATTTATTACATCGCGGCGGATAATTTTAATACTGCAAAAAATAGTCCTCACCTTGAAGTATTCCGCAAAAAAGGTATTGAGGTACTGTTGTTGTCTGATCGTGTTGACGAATGGTTAATGAGCCATCTGCAAGAATTTGAAGGTAAAAATTTCCAGGATGTTGGTAAAGGCGAGCTTGATTTAGGTAAGTTGGACACAGAAGAGGAAAAGCAAGCGCAAGAAAAAGTTGCTGAGCAATTAAAACCCTTGCTGGAGCGTGTTCAAACAGTATTGGATGCGCAGGTCTCGGAAGTTCGCATTACACATCGGCTAACTGATTCGCCTGCCTGTGTGGTGGTTGGTCAGTTCGATATGGGCGCACAGATGCGACGCTTGCTTGAGTCAGCAGGGCAGAAAGTGCCAGATTCCAAACCAATTTTTGAATTGAATCCTGAGCATCCTTTGGTTAAAAAGCTGGAAGCAGAAGCGAATGAAGAGCGCTTTGGTGATTTGGCGCATATCTTGTTCGACCAGGCAAATCTTGCTGAAGGTGCCCACTTACAAGATCCAGCCGCTTACGTGCAGCGCTTGAATAAATTGTTGCTGGAGTTAAGTAACTAA